A genomic stretch from Bacillus sp. N1-1 includes:
- the fabG gene encoding 3-oxoacyl-[acyl-carrier-protein] reductase encodes MAENKTALVTGASRGIGRAIALELAKEGMNVAVNYAGSEAKANSVVDEIKAAGGNAIAIKANVASMDEVQGMIKEVVSTFGSLEVLVNNAGITRDNLIMRMKEEEWDSVIDTNLKGVFNCTKSVTRQMMKQRYGRIVNVASVVGVAGNAGQANYVAAKAGVIGLTKTTAKELASRNITVNALAPGFIETDMTDELSDEVKSGMKGQIPLGRLGAALDIAKATKFLVSDDANYITGQTLHIDGGMIM; translated from the coding sequence ATGGCTGAAAATAAAACGGCTCTAGTAACAGGTGCTTCTCGTGGAATTGGACGTGCAATTGCTTTAGAACTTGCGAAAGAAGGCATGAACGTGGCAGTCAACTACGCAGGAAGTGAAGCGAAAGCAAACAGCGTGGTAGACGAGATTAAGGCAGCTGGCGGCAATGCAATTGCCATTAAAGCGAATGTTGCAAGTATGGACGAAGTTCAGGGCATGATTAAGGAAGTTGTCTCAACATTCGGTAGTCTGGAAGTGCTTGTGAATAATGCTGGCATTACGCGTGATAATCTGATTATGCGAATGAAGGAAGAAGAGTGGGATTCTGTTATCGACACAAACTTAAAAGGTGTCTTTAACTGTACAAAGTCTGTTACTCGTCAAATGATGAAACAGCGCTATGGCCGTATTGTAAACGTAGCTTCTGTAGTCGGAGTAGCTGGAAATGCCGGGCAAGCGAACTATGTAGCAGCTAAAGCGGGCGTAATTGGATTAACGAAAACGACTGCGAAAGAACTTGCAAGCCGTAACATTACCGTTAATGCTCTTGCCCCTGGTTTCATTGAAACAGATATGACGGACGAGCTATCCGATGAGGTGAAAAGCGGAATGAAAGGACAAATTCCACTTGGTCGACTTGGTGCAGCTCTTGATATTGCCAAAGCAACGAAGTTCCTCGTTTCAGATGATGCCAATTATATTACAGGACAAACGCTTCACATTGACGGCGGCATGATCATGTAA
- a CDS encoding Asp23/Gls24 family envelope stress response protein, whose translation MAIEMKTQYGQIDISTEVVAAIAGGAAIDCYGIVGMASQKQLKDGITELLGKDNFSRGIVVRKDEDDLNIDMYIIVSYGTKISEVAHNVQTKVKYQLDQMLGLSVDSVNIYVQGVRVTNP comes from the coding sequence ATGGCAATTGAAATGAAAACCCAGTACGGACAAATTGATATTTCAACGGAAGTAGTCGCTGCGATTGCAGGTGGCGCAGCAATTGATTGTTATGGTATCGTTGGAATGGCTTCGCAAAAGCAATTAAAAGACGGCATCACTGAACTATTGGGGAAAGATAACTTTAGCAGAGGGATTGTCGTACGTAAAGATGAAGATGACCTTAACATTGACATGTACATTATCGTAAGCTACGGCACCAAAATTTCAGAAGTGGCTCATAACGTGCAAACAAAAGTAAAATATCAGCTTGATCAAATGCTCGGGCTATCAGTTGATTCAGTAAACATTTACGTCCAAGGGGTTAGAGTGACCAACCCATAG
- the sdaAB gene encoding L-serine ammonia-lyase, iron-sulfur-dependent subunit beta, which produces MKFRSVFDIIGPVMIGPSSSHTAGAARIGRVARHLFGREPKSITVSLYGSFARTYKGHGTDVALIGGVLDFDTYDERIVNALTIAREKKIKVRFTEEDAITDHPNTARIHLSDEKGELELVGISIGGGKIEVIELNGFALGLSGNSPAILVVHNDRFGAIAGVSNTLAKHEINIGHMNVSRKEKGKEALMTIEVDQNIPQIVLDEVESLPNIIQVAKISD; this is translated from the coding sequence GTGAAGTTTCGCAGTGTTTTCGATATAATTGGACCTGTAATGATTGGTCCATCAAGCTCCCATACAGCTGGAGCAGCTAGAATAGGTCGTGTGGCAAGACATTTGTTTGGTCGTGAGCCTAAGTCGATCACCGTTTCACTATACGGATCGTTTGCTAGAACCTACAAAGGACATGGTACTGATGTGGCGCTAATTGGTGGCGTTCTCGATTTTGATACATACGATGAGAGAATCGTGAATGCGCTTACAATAGCAAGGGAAAAGAAAATCAAAGTTCGCTTTACAGAAGAAGATGCGATCACAGATCATCCAAATACAGCGCGCATCCACCTATCAGACGAAAAGGGAGAACTTGAGCTTGTTGGGATTTCCATCGGCGGTGGTAAAATAGAAGTTATTGAACTTAATGGATTTGCGCTAGGACTTTCAGGGAATAGTCCAGCGATTCTCGTTGTTCACAATGACCGATTTGGCGCGATTGCAGGTGTATCAAACACGTTAGCCAAACATGAAATTAACATTGGTCACATGAATGTATCGCGAAAAGAGAAGGGCAAAGAAGCGCTAATGACGATTGAAGTGGATCAAAACATTCCACAAATTGTATTAGATGAAGTTGAATCGTTGCCTAACATTATTCAAGTTGCAAAAATTAGCGATTGA
- the sdaAA gene encoding L-serine ammonia-lyase, iron-sulfur-dependent, subunit alpha produces MFRNVAELVELAQSKNKPISEIMIEQEMDFRGSTREEVYNQMKNNLVVMEQAVERGINEDVKSHSGLTGGDAVLLQNYMKSGNSLSGHTMLDAVSKAIATNEVNAAMGTICATPTAGSAGVVPGTLFGIREKVNPTEEQMVRYLFTSGAFGFVVANNASISGAAGGCQAEVGSATGMAAAAIVELMGGTPEQSSHAFAIALKNMLGLVCDPVAGLVEVPCVKRNAMGASNALVAADMSLAGITSRIPCDEVIDAMYKIGQTMPSALRETAQGGLAATPTGRELEAKIFGVSLDRK; encoded by the coding sequence ATGTTTCGTAACGTAGCCGAATTGGTAGAATTGGCGCAATCGAAAAATAAGCCAATATCAGAAATAATGATTGAACAAGAAATGGATTTCAGAGGCAGTACACGTGAAGAAGTTTACAATCAAATGAAAAATAATCTTGTTGTCATGGAGCAGGCGGTTGAAAGAGGAATTAATGAAGATGTAAAGTCACATTCCGGCTTAACAGGTGGAGACGCTGTTCTTCTTCAAAACTATATGAAGTCTGGAAACTCATTGTCAGGCCATACGATGCTTGATGCTGTTAGTAAAGCGATCGCCACAAACGAAGTAAACGCAGCAATGGGCACGATTTGTGCAACGCCGACAGCAGGCTCGGCTGGAGTTGTACCAGGTACTTTATTTGGGATCCGTGAAAAAGTAAATCCGACAGAAGAGCAGATGGTAAGGTACCTCTTCACTTCTGGAGCATTTGGGTTTGTTGTAGCGAATAATGCTTCTATTTCAGGTGCAGCTGGTGGCTGTCAGGCTGAAGTAGGTTCTGCAACAGGGATGGCTGCAGCAGCAATTGTGGAACTAATGGGGGGGACGCCAGAACAATCTTCTCACGCTTTTGCTATTGCATTAAAAAACATGCTTGGTCTTGTATGTGACCCTGTTGCAGGCCTTGTTGAAGTACCGTGCGTAAAGCGTAATGCAATGGGTGCTTCAAATGCACTCGTAGCAGCAGATATGTCTCTTGCTGGTATTACAAGTCGTATTCCATGTGATGAAGTAATTGACGCGATGTATAAAATTGGACAAACCATGCCTTCTGCTCTTCGTGAAACGGCACAAGGGGGGCTTGCAGCAACACCAACGGGACGTGAGCTAGAAGCGAAAATCTTTGGAGTATCCCTTGATAGGAAATGA
- the fabD gene encoding ACP S-malonyltransferase encodes MGKTAFLFPGQGSQAVGMGQEFMEAYSVAKDVFTEADHRLNFELTKLIMNGPIETLTRTENAQPALVTTSVAVLEALREKGITADYTAGHSLGEYSALVASGALSFSDAVFAVRNRGLYMEEAVPSGEGAMAAIMGMEREELQKVVDEVTASTATVQLANLNSPGQIVISGAKAGVEKASEVAKENGARRVIPLQVSGPFHSSLMKPAADQLSAILEAIEIKDASIPVVANVTAEPSTSGEEIQKHLLEQIYSPVLWEDTVRKLMDLGVDTFIEIGPGNVLSGLVKKVNRRASVHAVGTPEQLDQLIEKLGEE; translated from the coding sequence ATGGGTAAAACCGCATTTCTATTTCCAGGTCAAGGTTCACAGGCTGTTGGAATGGGGCAAGAATTTATGGAAGCTTATTCAGTAGCGAAAGATGTATTTACAGAGGCTGATCATCGTCTCAACTTTGAGCTAACGAAATTAATCATGAACGGACCAATTGAGACGTTAACAAGAACTGAAAACGCTCAGCCTGCGCTTGTAACGACGAGTGTAGCAGTTCTTGAAGCACTTCGAGAAAAAGGGATTACAGCGGATTATACGGCCGGTCATAGTCTTGGCGAATATTCAGCTCTAGTTGCTTCAGGAGCGCTTTCGTTTTCAGATGCCGTTTTCGCTGTAAGAAATCGAGGTCTTTATATGGAAGAAGCCGTTCCTTCAGGTGAAGGAGCAATGGCAGCGATTATGGGTATGGAACGTGAAGAATTGCAAAAAGTGGTCGACGAAGTTACGGCTTCGACCGCAACAGTTCAGCTTGCAAACTTGAACAGTCCCGGGCAAATTGTCATTTCTGGTGCAAAAGCAGGCGTTGAAAAAGCATCTGAAGTTGCAAAAGAAAATGGCGCAAGACGTGTTATTCCGCTTCAAGTAAGTGGACCTTTTCATTCAAGCCTTATGAAGCCTGCTGCAGATCAACTATCAGCGATTCTAGAAGCGATTGAGATTAAAGATGCTTCGATCCCAGTTGTTGCAAATGTTACAGCTGAACCATCTACTTCAGGAGAAGAAATTCAAAAACACTTATTGGAACAAATCTATTCCCCTGTGCTTTGGGAAGATACAGTGAGAAAGCTAATGGATCTTGGCGTTGATACCTTTATCGAGATTGGTCCTGGTAATGTTCTTTCTGGTCTCGTGAAAAAAGTTAACCGTCGTGCATCCGTTCATGCCGTCGGGACGCCAGAGCAGCTCGATCAACTTATTGAAAAGTTAGGGGAGGAATAA
- the recG gene encoding ATP-dependent DNA helicase RecG, which yields MDDRITQIKGIGDEKAASLSSIGIHNIQDLIEYFPFRYEDYELKDLAEVKHEERATLEGKVHSEPVVRFYGKKKSRLSVRLLVGKFLITAVFFNRAFLKKQFTLGQIVTVTGKWDQHKMTLSANEITFSSHNPDGTIEPIYPVGGDVTVKAMKRYIQLALNQFGEQIEENLPPQMLERYKLMPRKDAVFMMHAPPSHDGLKQARRRFVYEELLQFQLKMQVFRKRERESTKGASQVFEKEKLDEFIESLPFPLTGAQNRVVGEILKDMQSDYRMNRLLQGDVGSGKTVVAAIGLYASYLAGHQGALMVPTEILAEQHYESFQELLGGKLNVELLTGSVKGKKRREILERLALGEVDLLIGTHALIQDEVVFENLGLVITDEQHRFGVNQRRVLREKGLSPDVLYMTATPIPRTLAISVFGDMDVSTIDEMPAGRKPIETYWAKPDMLPRVIDFVKKELDQGRQGYVICPLIEESEKLDVQNAIDVHFQMQTALPGYQVGLMHGRLSSDEKEEVMEEFSTNNVQLLVSTTVVEVGVNVPNATIMVIYDAERFGLAQLHQLRGRVGRGSEQSYCVLLADPKSEVGKERMQIMTESNDGFVLSQRDLELRGPGDFFGRKQSGLPEFKVADLVHDYRVLEVARNDASALVESTAFWEDETYRSLRDYLTEQGVLSGEKLD from the coding sequence ATGGACGATCGGATTACGCAAATAAAAGGGATTGGTGATGAGAAAGCGGCTTCTCTCTCATCGATCGGAATTCATAACATACAAGATTTAATTGAATATTTTCCATTTCGGTATGAAGATTATGAGCTAAAAGATCTAGCTGAAGTGAAGCATGAAGAACGAGCAACGCTTGAAGGAAAAGTTCATAGTGAACCGGTAGTCCGCTTTTATGGAAAGAAGAAATCACGATTGTCCGTAAGGCTGTTAGTAGGGAAATTCCTCATAACAGCCGTTTTTTTTAATCGTGCTTTCTTAAAAAAGCAGTTTACGCTAGGTCAGATTGTTACTGTAACTGGGAAATGGGATCAACATAAAATGACCCTCTCAGCAAATGAAATTACGTTTTCAAGTCATAACCCAGACGGCACGATAGAACCGATCTACCCTGTCGGTGGGGACGTAACGGTGAAAGCAATGAAGCGTTATATTCAGCTTGCGTTGAATCAGTTTGGGGAACAAATAGAAGAAAATCTTCCTCCGCAAATGCTTGAGCGGTATAAATTGATGCCGCGAAAAGATGCCGTCTTTATGATGCACGCCCCACCTTCACATGACGGGCTTAAGCAAGCAAGACGTCGTTTTGTCTATGAAGAATTACTTCAGTTTCAGCTAAAGATGCAGGTGTTTCGTAAGCGTGAACGCGAAAGTACAAAAGGAGCTTCACAGGTGTTTGAAAAGGAGAAATTGGATGAGTTTATTGAAAGCCTTCCATTCCCTTTAACTGGTGCTCAAAATCGCGTAGTTGGCGAAATATTGAAGGATATGCAAAGTGACTATCGGATGAATCGACTGCTACAGGGAGATGTTGGTTCAGGTAAAACGGTTGTGGCTGCGATTGGCTTATACGCTTCATACCTTGCTGGTCATCAGGGTGCATTAATGGTGCCAACCGAAATACTAGCTGAGCAGCATTATGAATCTTTTCAAGAACTTCTTGGCGGGAAATTGAATGTGGAGCTGTTAACAGGATCTGTGAAGGGGAAGAAGCGACGTGAGATTCTAGAACGTCTGGCTCTTGGAGAAGTCGATCTTCTTATTGGTACACATGCGCTGATACAGGATGAAGTTGTGTTCGAAAACCTCGGGCTCGTCATTACAGATGAACAGCATCGTTTTGGTGTAAATCAGCGTCGTGTTTTACGAGAAAAGGGACTAAGTCCAGACGTTCTCTATATGACAGCGACGCCGATTCCAAGAACGCTTGCCATCTCTGTTTTTGGTGACATGGATGTATCTACTATCGATGAAATGCCTGCAGGTCGCAAACCAATTGAAACGTATTGGGCGAAACCCGACATGCTTCCTCGAGTGATTGATTTTGTGAAAAAAGAACTGGATCAAGGGAGACAGGGCTATGTCATTTGTCCTCTGATCGAGGAGTCTGAAAAGCTTGATGTTCAAAATGCGATTGACGTCCATTTTCAAATGCAAACAGCTCTTCCGGGTTATCAGGTGGGCTTAATGCATGGACGACTTAGCTCAGATGAGAAAGAAGAAGTGATGGAAGAGTTTAGTACGAATAATGTCCAGCTTCTTGTTTCAACCACGGTTGTTGAAGTAGGGGTGAATGTGCCAAATGCGACGATCATGGTCATCTATGATGCTGAACGCTTTGGACTGGCACAGCTTCATCAACTGCGAGGCCGCGTTGGTCGAGGCAGTGAGCAATCTTACTGTGTGCTACTTGCTGATCCAAAATCAGAAGTCGGAAAAGAACGAATGCAAATCATGACGGAATCAAATGATGGTTTCGTCCTTTCTCAGCGTGACTTAGAGCTTCGTGGCCCCGGGGACTTTTTTGGACGAAAGCAAAGCGGGCTACCTGAATTTAAAGTAGCCGATTTAGTTCACGATTATCGAGTACTTGAAGTGGCTCGAAATGATGCTTCTGCACTTGTTGAGTCGACCGCATTCTGGGAAGATGAGACATATCGTAGTTTACGAGACTACCTTACTGAACAAGGCGTTTTAAGCGGAGAAAAGCTGGATTAG
- a CDS encoding DAK2 domain-containing protein: MTIQKIDGKRFAHMVLEGANNLSKNAKMVDALNVFPVPDGDTGTNMNLTITSGAAEVRSSSSDKVGDVASLFARGLLMGARGNSGVILSQLFRGFSKSIEGKSEITSVELAAALENGVDSAYKAVMKPVEGTILTVAKDAARKAVKSAKKISDVVELMQVVVKEGKESLNRTPDLLPVLKEVGVVDSGGQGLLLIYEGFLAVLEGKETPDSSVDEEKMDELVRAEHHKSAQGHMKTEDIAFGYCTEFMVQFEEEKLAQSPYDEEAFRNELDKHGDSLLVVSDDDLVKVHMHTEYPGNIMTYAQKYGSLIKIKIENMREQHSTIVKEERPKREKKEKPAERKEYGIITVSMGEGIATLFESLGANYVIPGGQTMNPSTEDIIKAIEEVYADNIIILPNNSNIVMTAQQAASVVDENVIVIPSKTVPQGISSLLGFNPSASPEANENAMKESLSAVKSGQVTFAVRDTKIDGIDIAKDDFMGIADGKIVVSKQERLDVAKALLSSMITEDDEIVTIIYGEGADPEEAETLVAFIEEQFEEVEVELHEGKQPIYAYIMAVE, translated from the coding sequence GTGACGATTCAAAAGATTGATGGGAAACGTTTTGCGCACATGGTTCTTGAAGGAGCAAATAATCTTTCAAAGAATGCCAAAATGGTAGATGCGCTAAATGTTTTCCCTGTACCAGATGGAGATACTGGTACAAACATGAACTTAACGATTACATCTGGAGCGGCTGAAGTAAGATCAAGCAGCTCTGATAAAGTAGGAGACGTAGCATCTCTTTTTGCAAGAGGCTTATTGATGGGTGCACGCGGGAATTCTGGCGTTATTCTATCTCAGCTATTTCGAGGGTTTTCAAAGTCAATTGAAGGAAAGTCTGAGATTACAAGCGTCGAGTTAGCTGCCGCACTTGAGAATGGAGTAGATTCTGCCTATAAAGCTGTTATGAAGCCAGTGGAAGGCACAATTCTTACCGTTGCAAAGGATGCTGCTCGTAAAGCAGTGAAGTCCGCCAAGAAAATATCAGACGTTGTCGAGCTGATGCAGGTGGTTGTAAAAGAAGGAAAAGAGTCTTTAAACCGTACGCCTGATCTCCTTCCTGTATTAAAAGAAGTAGGTGTAGTCGATTCTGGTGGGCAGGGCCTATTGCTAATTTATGAAGGGTTCCTTGCTGTTCTGGAAGGAAAAGAAACACCTGATTCTTCCGTTGATGAGGAGAAGATGGATGAGCTTGTGCGCGCTGAGCACCACAAAAGTGCACAGGGTCATATGAAAACGGAAGACATTGCATTTGGCTACTGCACAGAGTTTATGGTTCAATTTGAAGAAGAAAAGCTTGCCCAATCACCTTATGACGAGGAAGCATTTCGAAATGAACTTGATAAGCATGGTGATTCCTTGCTAGTTGTCTCTGACGATGATCTCGTTAAAGTACATATGCATACCGAATATCCGGGAAACATTATGACGTATGCACAAAAATACGGGAGCTTAATCAAAATTAAGATTGAGAACATGCGAGAGCAGCACTCAACAATTGTGAAAGAAGAGCGTCCAAAGCGGGAGAAGAAAGAGAAACCTGCTGAACGTAAAGAGTACGGTATCATTACGGTTTCAATGGGCGAAGGAATCGCAACGTTGTTTGAGAGTCTTGGCGCTAACTACGTCATCCCGGGTGGGCAAACGATGAACCCGAGCACAGAAGATATCATCAAGGCAATTGAAGAAGTGTACGCTGATAATATCATTATTTTGCCAAATAACAGCAATATAGTGATGACTGCTCAGCAGGCTGCTTCCGTTGTTGATGAGAACGTCATTGTCATTCCATCTAAGACGGTGCCACAGGGTATTTCAAGTCTTCTTGGCTTTAACCCTTCCGCTAGCCCTGAAGCAAATGAAAATGCAATGAAAGAAAGTCTTTCAGCCGTTAAATCAGGTCAAGTAACGTTTGCCGTTCGAGATACGAAGATTGACGGAATTGATATTGCGAAAGACGACTTTATGGGAATCGCGGATGGTAAAATTGTTGTTTCTAAACAAGAACGTCTTGATGTAGCAAAGGCGCTTTTATCATCTATGATTACAGAAGATGATGAAATTGTAACGATTATTTACGGGGAAGGCGCTGACCCGGAAGAAGCAGAAACCCTTGTTGCTTTTATTGAAGAGCAATTTGAAGAAGTTGAAGTTGAACTTCACGAAGGTAAACAACCGATTTATGCCTATATTATGGCTGTGGAGTAG
- the rpmB gene encoding 50S ribosomal protein L28, with translation MAKCAITGRKTSFGNKRSHALNTTKRKFGANLQKVRIMVDGKPKKVYVSARALKSGKIERA, from the coding sequence ATGGCTAAATGTGCAATCACTGGACGCAAGACTTCGTTTGGTAACAAGCGTTCTCACGCGTTGAATACAACAAAACGTAAATTTGGTGCTAACCTTCAAAAGGTACGCATCATGGTAGATGGTAAACCTAAGAAAGTTTATGTATCTGCTCGTGCTCTTAAATCAGGCAAAATCGAACGCGCATAG
- the thiT gene encoding energy-coupled thiamine transporter ThiT, with amino-acid sequence MKKDNRLLLLVEIALMAAVGVILDLLSIRLWPNGGSVSLAMVPIFLIAYRRGLGAGLTTGLLVGILQPLIVPPFYVHPIQFLLDYPIAFMIVGMAGIFSVTVDAPKRKRMTMIVLGCLTGSLLRLVSHFISGVIWFGDMAPEGTPVALYSFLYNASYLLPTAAVSIIVLALLSNQAPKLVHKQ; translated from the coding sequence ATGAAGAAAGATAATCGGCTTCTTTTGCTTGTAGAGATCGCTTTAATGGCTGCTGTTGGGGTGATACTAGATTTATTGTCAATCAGGTTATGGCCAAATGGTGGTTCCGTGTCGCTAGCCATGGTGCCCATTTTTTTAATCGCTTACCGAAGAGGGCTAGGTGCAGGTTTAACTACTGGATTATTAGTTGGGATTTTGCAACCTCTTATCGTCCCGCCCTTTTATGTTCATCCCATTCAATTTTTACTAGATTATCCCATCGCCTTTATGATTGTTGGTATGGCTGGGATTTTTAGTGTGACAGTGGACGCACCAAAACGTAAGCGCATGACGATGATCGTTCTTGGGTGCTTAACTGGATCACTTCTTCGGTTGGTCAGTCATTTTATTTCTGGAGTGATCTGGTTCGGTGATATGGCACCAGAAGGAACACCTGTGGCATTATATTCATTCCTTTATAACGCGTCTTATTTACTGCCAACTGCTGCTGTCTCGATCATCGTACTTGCCTTGCTCTCAAATCAAGCACCTAAGTTGGTGCATAAACAATGA
- the spoVM gene encoding stage V sporulation protein SpoVM: MKFYTIKLPKFLGGFVRAVLGSFKKNE, from the coding sequence ATGAAGTTTTATACGATTAAATTACCAAAATTTCTCGGTGGTTTTGTGAGAGCTGTGCTCGGGTCTTTTAAAAAAAATGAGTAG
- the plsX gene encoding phosphate acyltransferase PlsX, translated as MRLAIDAMGGDNAPDAIIEGVYEAIEAFNDLSVTVVGDEKKINPLLKGNKDRITVLHTEEYISSDDQPVKAVRRKKNASMVLAVNEVKEGRADAAISAGNTGALMAAGLLYVGRIKGIDRPGLAPTLPTIDEAGFVLLDVGANMDAKPEHLLQYAHMGSVYAEKVRGVNNPRVGLLNIGTEEGKGNELSKQAYALLENSGLNFVGNVESRDILGNEADVVVCDGFSGNLVLKTIEGTALTMFKMLKEELTSSFTSKVAAGVLKPKLKNLSTKLDYSEYGGAGLFGLNAPVIKAHGSSNGRAVFSAIKQARMMVTGNVVSAIQSSLVKEEGE; from the coding sequence ATGAGACTTGCAATTGACGCAATGGGTGGAGACAATGCACCTGATGCCATAATAGAGGGTGTATATGAAGCGATTGAAGCGTTCAATGATTTGTCTGTTACGGTTGTGGGAGACGAAAAGAAAATCAATCCGCTGTTAAAAGGAAACAAAGATCGAATCACAGTATTACATACGGAAGAATACATATCATCAGACGATCAGCCAGTAAAAGCTGTTCGAAGAAAGAAAAACGCTTCGATGGTTTTAGCTGTAAATGAAGTAAAGGAAGGTCGGGCAGATGCTGCTATATCAGCTGGTAATACTGGTGCGTTAATGGCAGCAGGATTGCTTTATGTCGGCCGCATTAAGGGTATTGATCGTCCGGGATTAGCGCCGACGCTCCCAACAATAGATGAAGCTGGTTTTGTTCTGCTCGATGTTGGAGCGAATATGGATGCGAAACCAGAGCACCTTCTTCAATACGCTCATATGGGTTCGGTTTATGCCGAGAAAGTGCGAGGTGTAAATAACCCGCGCGTTGGTTTATTGAACATCGGTACAGAAGAAGGAAAAGGAAATGAGCTAAGCAAGCAGGCATATGCACTCCTAGAGAATAGTGGCCTGAACTTTGTAGGCAACGTGGAGTCAAGAGACATTCTTGGTAACGAAGCAGATGTTGTTGTGTGTGATGGCTTTTCCGGAAATTTGGTTTTAAAAACAATTGAAGGTACAGCCTTAACGATGTTCAAAATGTTGAAGGAAGAACTTACAAGCTCGTTTACAAGTAAAGTAGCGGCGGGTGTACTAAAACCGAAGCTTAAGAATTTATCTACAAAGCTTGATTATTCGGAGTATGGTGGTGCAGGATTATTTGGTCTAAATGCTCCTGTTATTAAAGCGCACGGATCGTCAAACGGAAGAGCTGTATTCAGCGCGATTAAGCAAGCTAGAATGATGGTGACAGGAAATGTAGTATCTGCAATTCAATCATCTCTTGTTAAAGAGGAAGGAGAATAA
- the fapR gene encoding transcription factor FapR produces the protein MKRSKKDRQSQLKETIESTPFITDEELAEKFKVSIQTIRLDRLELSIPELRERIKYVAQQQLDEVKALPIDEVIGQVIDLQLDESAISILDIRPEHVFSRNKIARGHHLFAQANSLAVAIIDDELALTAKANIRFSSQVKEGERVVAKALVTDQRKDRTTVEVNSFVQNENVFSGEFVMYRSTKS, from the coding sequence ATGAAAAGGAGTAAGAAAGACCGGCAAAGTCAGCTTAAGGAAACGATCGAGAGCACACCATTTATTACGGATGAAGAGCTTGCTGAAAAGTTTAAAGTTAGCATTCAAACGATAAGACTTGATCGTTTGGAGCTGTCTATTCCAGAGCTTCGCGAGAGAATAAAGTACGTGGCTCAGCAGCAGCTTGATGAAGTGAAAGCTCTCCCGATCGATGAAGTGATCGGACAAGTGATTGATCTCCAGCTTGATGAAAGTGCCATTTCAATCCTTGATATTCGTCCGGAACACGTTTTTTCTAGAAACAAAATTGCTAGAGGCCATCATCTTTTCGCTCAAGCAAATTCACTTGCCGTAGCGATTATTGATGATGAACTTGCGCTGACAGCCAAAGCGAACATTCGCTTTTCAAGTCAGGTGAAAGAAGGAGAACGAGTGGTAGCAAAAGCACTTGTCACAGACCAGCGAAAAGACAGAACGACGGTTGAAGTGAATAGCTTTGTTCAGAATGAGAATGTCTTTTCTGGTGAATTTGTTATGTATCGCTCGACTAAATCCTGA
- a CDS encoding thiamine diphosphokinase encodes MSSKHIYIVAGGPEEDLPAHLLKEKDVRWIGVDRGVYTLLKNGVIPEHGFGDFDSVSAKEREWMETHDLPFTVYPSEKDHTDLEIALDWAIDENPDAITMFGVTGGRLDHSWMNVQMLIKGVKANVPLSIEDKLNRLEMKEPGTYSAQKDDRFPYMSFLSFTPEVTGLTLVGYRYPLIERHISWGSSLCISNELVEENGSYSFSSGILLVVRSSDAEQV; translated from the coding sequence ATGAGTTCAAAGCACATTTATATTGTGGCAGGAGGACCGGAAGAGGACCTTCCAGCTCATCTTCTTAAAGAAAAAGATGTTAGGTGGATTGGTGTGGATCGTGGCGTCTACACGCTATTAAAAAATGGTGTTATTCCTGAACATGGATTTGGGGATTTTGACTCAGTAAGCGCAAAAGAACGGGAATGGATGGAAACGCATGATTTGCCTTTTACCGTTTATCCATCAGAAAAAGATCACACAGATCTAGAAATTGCACTCGATTGGGCAATCGATGAAAACCCCGATGCGATTACGATGTTTGGAGTAACAGGGGGAAGACTTGATCATAGCTGGATGAACGTCCAAATGTTGATAAAGGGTGTGAAAGCTAACGTACCACTTTCCATTGAGGATAAATTAAACCGATTAGAAATGAAAGAGCCTGGTACTTACTCAGCTCAAAAGGATGATCGTTTTCCGTATATGTCTTTTCTTTCTTTTACTCCTGAAGTAACTGGTTTAACGCTTGTTGGCTACCGTTATCCACTGATAGAAAGGCATATATCCTGGGGATCAAGTCTTTGTATTAGCAATGAACTGGTCGAGGAAAATGGGTCTTATTCATTTAGTAGTGGCATACTATTGGTGGTAAGAAGTTCGGACGCCGAGCAGGTTTAG